The DNA segment TCGGGACCTGAGGGAGAAGGGCCTTGGCATCTGACCTCCTTAGGGTAGGGGCCTCGGAGCTCTTCCACAGACCCGAccttccctcccacacccccagaTCCAGCCCTGACCCACACCCCCATTTTCCTCCCCAGCTTTGACTCCTCTGTAtcccccccacctcagccctgcccccctgAGCATCCAGACCCCCGGGCCCTGCAGTGTTCAGCCTTTGACTCCCAGGAGTTCATGGGCCAGCTGTACCAATGGGAGCCCTTCACAGAAGGTGAGGTTTGTAGCCCCCCCTGGGGAAGCTGAACTGGCTTAAGATTGGGGGatggcaggaagagggagacacccAGCCCCTCTAGATCTCCTCTGGAGGCCCTTGTATTTCccttttgtgaaatattttcttttatttcccagggccagggccagggtgaAGAGACAGCACAGGCACAGAAAGGGGAGTGGGTTTCCAGACAGGACGCAGCTGTCAGATGATGATGGGATCATCAGCAGAGGGATCGGGCTGGGAGGGGGAGTGTCCAGAGGCACCTTCTGGCTGGCCTCCTGTGGGAAGTCCATCCCAGGAGGTGGGGTCGACATGAGAGGGGCACGGTCAGGGAGACAGCAGGGCGTGGTGCACCATGGGCCCTGGCTGCTGTAGACCACCTGTTCCCAAGTTCCCATCCACTTGATTTTAGGCCTGTGTCGGCTTGATGCCAAGAAACCCCTTTGTGAGCTCGCGTGATCATAGGTTTCAAGTATCTCCTCTCTCACGATTCACAGCCTCTTCACTGGTCTCCGTGACCTCAACTGATCTGACTCAACTTTTGTGTGACCCTCAAAGGAACCTTTGAGAAAATACAATTGTCATATTCCCTTCATCCTAGTGACGTAGTCAACCCCAGGATGCCCTATAGCTAATTGGGGACCTTTGCCAGCTGGCCTCTCGCCAGGGACCTCAGCTAACCACCCTTCTACCCTGTTTCTTAGTTCAGGGCTCCCAACGCTGTGAGTTGAACTGCCGTCCTCGTGGCTTCCGCTTCTATGTCCGTCATACCGAAAAGGTCCAGGATGGGACCCTGTGTCAGCCTGGAGCCCTAGACATCTGTGTGGCCGGACGCTGTCTGGTGAGGGAGgatggtgtgtctgtgtgtgtgcacacgcatgcacacacagtcTCCTTAGTCATCATCACAGAAACAAAACCCTAGGCTGAGATTGCACAGAGGAAAGTTCTTCCCTGCCCAGCTGGAAGTGAGAACAGAACCAGGAGGTGAACTGTAGGAAGGACCCCCTCAGGCATATACACACTTCAGTGGAGGCTGGCTGGGGCTGGTGGGCTGGCAGAGAAACACATTCTCACTTGCAGTAAAGATCAAGGTGCAGGGCAAGCTGGAGAGTCCGAAGAGGATGAGGCTGGGGTGCGGTGGTATCTCGTCTCAAGCGGCCCCTGCCTCACTCTCCCCCAGAGCCCCGGCTGTGATGGGATCCTCGGCTCTGGCAGGCGTCCAGATGGCTGTGGGGTCTGTGGGGGTGATGATTCCACCTGCCGCCTCATCTCAGGAAACCTCACTGACCGGGGGGGCCCTCTGGGCTATCAGAAGATCCTGTCGATTCCTGCTGGAGCCTCCCAGCTCCAGATCGCCCAGCTCCGGCCCAGCTCCAACTACCTTGGTGAGTTCTCTGGATTTCCTGAGTCTTGGGTCTCCATTCCATTCCTGGTCTCCTGGTTCAGCCCTCTACACCTGCTCTGAACACAGCAAATGGGCCAAGCAGAGAGAAGTCGGGGCCTCCTTGCCCTgtggagagagcgagagaacggGGGCATCTGGGGCTCTGCATGGCTTAGGGAGTGCTAGGAGAAGGACATCACGACTGATCTGGTGTCCTGATCTCCAATCTCCAGCCCTTCGAGGCCCTGGGGGCCAGTCCATCATCAATGGAAACTGGGCTGTGGATCCCCCTGGGTCCTACACGGCCAGTGGGACTGTCTTCCTGTACAACCGTCCTTCTCGAGAGGAGGGCAAGGGGGAGAGTCTGTCAGCCAAAGGGCCCACTACCCAGCCTGTGGATGTCTACGTGAGCTTGGGGCCCAGGAAGCTGGActgctggggggaggtgggaggcttTCCCTCTGAGGGCAAAGCTGTGGGTCTCAAGATGGAGGGAAGGCGAGTGGTATGCCCTTCTTGCTTCCCAGACAATTCattaccttctctttctcttcccaggtGATCTTTCAGGAGGAAAACCCAGGCATTTTTTATCAGTATGTTATCTCTTCACCTCCTCCAGATCTTGAGAGCACCACCCCAGAGCCCcacttcccccacctccagcaggGTAAGACTCTGCTCCCCagacctgggaggcagggagggactgAAAGGGGAGTCTGGAGGCAGTGGGGTGCATTTGATTCGTCTACTCCACTGTCCTTGCATAGAGATTTTGAGGGTAGAGCCCCCACCCGCTTTGGCGCCCCGCCCTGTGCGGACCCCAGGCACTCTCCAGCGTCAGGTGCGGATCCCCCAGATGCGCGCTCCACCCCATCCCAGGACTCCCCTGGGGTCTCCGACTGGATACTGGAAACGAGTGGGACACTCGGAGTGCTCAGCATCCTGTGGGAAAGGTGAGACTTTGTGTACCAGCCTGGATTCCGGGCACCCGCAGCCCAGATCCCTGACTTGGCACGCCTGATCCCACACTCAGGAGTGTGGGTCCACACCTTGACTCTGTGCCAAGTCAGATTCCAGTGCCTGGGGCCCCACTGACGCTGGGCTCTGAGCCAGACTGCCTCCCCTGGTTTCCTTCTCATCCCTTTCAGGGGTTTGGCGCCCCATTTTCCTCTGCATTTCTCGTGAGTCAGGGGAGGAACTGGATGAACACAGCTGTGCCATGGGAGCCAGGCCCCCAGACCCCCTGGAGCCCTGCCACGGTCCCCCGTGCCCTCCATAGTGAGTATGACCCCCAGGGAGGGCTAGGGTCCTAAAACACAGCAGCCGTCCCTGCTCAGGATCCCACCTGCATTCTGGGCCCAGTACCCAAGGTCTCCTGGCTGCAGACAGACAGCATGTCAGTAGAAAGGTTTACATTCCCCAGACAGCAAGAAAACCCCGGCAGCCTGAGCCCCACAAGAGAACTCAGATTCCAGGTTCTGAAGATGCTCCTTCTCTGCAGGgcctccccaccccaagcccaTCATCCCTTGCCCCACATATGGCAGCCCCACgcatctctgtgtctctgttttcttcctctgcgtctctgcctctcccctgccccaccacgCCCACAGCTGGGAGGCTGGCGAATGGACATCCTGCAGCCGCTCCTGTGGCCCTGGCACCCAGCACCGTCAGCTGCGCTGCCGGCAGGAGTTTGGGGGGGGTGGCTCCTCCGTGCCTCCGGAGCGCTGCGGACATCTCCCCCGGCCCAACGTCACCCAGCCCTGTCAGCTACGCCTCTGTGGCCATTGGGAGGTTCGTTCCCCCTGGAGCCAGGTGAGTGGGACTGGGTCAGGAGGCTGCCAGAATGAGAAGGACCCTAGATGAAAGGCACCAGTGAGTTAGAGCagtggtttttccatttttttttttaatcagcagaAGCTTTTTGACTGACAAGATCTCTTGTGAGACCCCCATCTATAAAGGAGATAAGACACTGAACCAGGGGTTCCAGCCCAGAGCCACCTGCTCAGCCTGCCCCTCAGCGCATAAAGCCATGTAACTGCCCAGTTAGGGACGAAAGGCAGGTCCTGGTTCCCAGGCCACAGACCTGGAGCTGGAGGCTAGGGAGGAAGCCTGGGGGTCCAGGCTCTGGGATGCTCTCTTACCCTCAGTGCTCTGTGCGGTGTGGGCGTGGCCAGAGGAGTCGGCAAGTTCGCTGTGTGGGAAACAATGGTGATGAAGTGAGCGAGAGGGAGTGTGCATCAGGCCCTCCACGGCCCTCCAGCAGAGAGGCCTGTGACATGGGGCCCTGTACTACAGCCTGGTTCCACAGCGACTGGAGCTCCAAGGTGGGCCCTACACCCCTTATCCAAGCCCCACGTCCCTGGTGCCCCACACCCAGGACCCTTCTTTCCAACACATGTCAGTACGCATAGTACACGTCAGTAGCCCTACTGTGTGCTAGATGCTGCTTATGCCAGAAACTCAGAGCTAAGTGAGCAAAGCTCACATTAGGGTCCTGGATTCCCAGCACAGGTTCCGCTTATCTGGCTGGTACCCTGGGCACTCCCTAACTCTGGGGATCCAGGACACACCACCCTCACTTCTCCTCCTCCCTACCCATCACCTCTCAGTGCTCAGCCGAGTGTGGCACAGGAATCCAGCGAAGGTCTGTGGTTTGCCTGGGGAGCGGGGAGGCCCATGGGGCGGGCCAGGAGGAATCAGGAGCAGGGACCAGTGAGCAGAGCTGTGCGCCCGGAAGCCGTCCCCCTGACATGCGTGCCTGCAGCTTAGGACCCTGTGAGATGACTTGGTGCTGGTACACGGGGCCCTGGGCTGAGGTGAGCCAAGAGCCTGGGAGGGGGGTGCCCATTGGTGGATTCCCTGTGGGCCGGTGGGAGTGATCCctgttctttctgccccttgcacACCCTCCCTTTCCTGTGTATCAGTGTTCCTCGGAGTGTGGCTCTGGCACACAGCGTAGAGACATAATTTGTGTGTCCAAACTGGGTACTGAGTTCAACGTGACTTCTCCCAGCAACTGTTCCCACCTGCCCAGGCCTCCTGCCCTGCAGCCCTGTCAGGGGCAGGACTGCCAGGACCGGTGGTTTTCCACGCCCTGGAGTCCGGTGAGTGCCTGGCTCCCTCACCCTGCTCTGCATGGACTTCCAGGGAAAGGGGGGCTCCTCTTATGGTATCCCCACTGCGTCCCAGGATGAGGCCAGCTGCGATGGTTTACCATTGTCTTACTCCCTATAGACGTGGGGGACCCGTCCATGTGGGATTTCACAGTGTTCCAggagagcccccaccccccatactaCTTTCAGGGAAGGTGGTGGGGTTCAGGAGGAGCCTAGGTCACAGCGAAGGTCTGATTTGATAGTCGGGGTCTCCCCAGTGTTCTCGCTCCTGCCAGGGGGGTGTGCAGACAAGGGAGGTCCAGTGCTTGACCGCCAACCAGACCCTCAGCGTCCGATGCCCTCCTCACCTGCGGCCATCCAGGAAACGACCCTGTAAcagccagccctgcagccagCGCCCCGGTAAAGAGCCCCTTTTTCCCCCTAACCCCAATACACTGGACTTAACTGAAGTGTGGGGGAGATGAGAAAGGACCAGTGGGAGTGGGCACTGCACCTCCAAACGGAAGGGTCTGGGTGACTGTCTTGTGCCCCCTggcctcctctgtccccagatgATCAGTGCAAGGACAGCTCTCCACATTGCCCCCTGGTGGTACAGGCCCGTCTCTGCGTCTATCCCTACTACACAGCCACCTGTTGCCGCTCTTGCGCCCATGTCCTGGAGCGTTCTCCCCCAGAGCCCGCCTGAAATGAGTCCAAGAGACCCTCTCCTCATGGTTTCCACCATCAGTCACCCACCCATCAGCCCACTCTATATCCTCTGGCTCTCCAGCCTGCCCTAGTCTCATCAGGGATGTCCCCTAGGGTGGTTGTGGGCGGCAAGATAACCATCACGATGTGTGTGTGGCTGGGTCTGTGTGCGGTTGAGGGGATGTGTGCACATAGGCCCCACGTGTGTATCTGGGTCCGCGTGGatgtgtgtgctcacacacatgtATTCTCAAAAAAAGAGGTTAAACTGAAGAGGAATGGGGAGGGACCATGCCTGTTTCCCTGAGACTTTTCTAGGCTGAGAGCTCCTTAGTAATCCAGACTGCCTGGCGACTGGCTTCTCCAACCCCAACTTTGTGCCCTGCACTTCAGTTCTCATGTTCAGGCCTCACATCTTCTAAACCACCCATTTGtcctccaacccctccccccatacTTAGTCTCTCTATCCCTACCTTTCATAATCAGCTAGGGATAAGGGTCAGCCACTGCCAATCCTGCTTTGCCCCAGAGAGACTACCTCCCCAGAGCAGGGACCAGCTGGgcagaagatggaaaaaagaaaggctagAACAAGACACCCTAGCCCCTGCTCCCGCTCCCCACCTCCTAAAATGATTCCCACCCCagaactaatttattttttattaaagatgaTTATGACAAATGAGAAAGAGGTTCTTTATTGTCCTGATGGGAACCCAGCGACTTGGGCCACCTAGACAAGCAGTGTGAGGTCAGAatgaggggtgggaaggggaacaGCGCCTAGAGCCCAGGCGGAGAGTCTGGGCCCAGAAAGGCCAATGAGTGAGCCCCAATCATGGGAGAGGATCCTGGCCAACCTAGGCCCTGCAGGTTGGTCACTGGCCACTAGAGGTCACCGCTTCTCCCGCTTTAGGTAAAGAGTTGGAAGCTTGCTTCCAGAGCTGAGGAGAAACTGCAGGGCCTATGGTGGGTTTCTCAGTAGGCCGAGTCTTTCTATAAAATCTCTTGGAATCTAGTAGCCCTGCTGTCAATGGCAGCTGGctttaaagggtttttttgtttttcctgttctctttttttggccctgcctgcctcccccgtCTTTCCTGCTATCactcatttatttctctattagGATCTTGgtttattattgcttttgctAGGGTAGGGGTAAATAAATTGAtttatgcccctcccccttccctcagcGGAAacggctggaggaggaggagcctggCCTGGCTCTAGGGGTTGAGGGCGGGGTTGAGGGCGGAGCCAAGTCAGTACTGGATGTCCTGCCAAAGACACATTCTTCAGAGATGTATCAcgcttgtctccctccctccttcgccCTTGTCATCTCTCAAGGTAAATAGCTTGCTAGAGGTGGTGTGTGAGTGAGCAGCCTTTTACATATAATACAGATCCTTTCCCTGACCTCGGCAATTCTGAGGTCTGAGTGCAGGTCTCCACTTCCGGAAGCTACACTTCCAGGGGTCCCTGTGCCTAGGAGAGGAAGGGGGATGCAGTgcaacagaaacagattcatcCGCATTAGAGGCCTCCCTCTTCCCATCCCTGTACCTCAAGTCTGGCCAAGTAAGACCGTTAATAAAGGCCTGCGGAAACAACTGAACTCTGCTGTTTCCTGAACACATCAAAATCTCATGAAGGATACCAGGACTTCTCTAGCAGCTCCCTGGTGTCATACTGCTGCCTTGGGACTTAGACTCTCCCTGGGTTGGAAGTGGCTGAGAAGGAAGACCTTGGGCAACTTCTTGGGAGGACAGTAGGTGAGGAAGGAGGCCAAGggagtgagggaaaggaaaatgaaactagCCCAAAGGGAACGAGTGAGGAAAGAGGGTACAAGGCAAGCCCGATGTCAATGTCTCTGAAGACCCTGAGCCTCAAGAGGAGGTGTCAGACATGTTCCTCTCTGTAGTGAACCTGTGAGGGGATCAGAGATGGGGGGGACTAGGGAAGTGGGGCCTGAGCCAGCCGGGTGGATACTGAGAGCTGAAGGCGGAGTCCTAACATGGAGGGAGGGGTGACAGTGAGTAGCAGGGGCCCTCCCAGCGATTCCTGGAAGCTGCAGCCTGGGCGGTGGCCCCAGCTCAGCTGACTTCCCTGAAGTTCCCCTCCCTTTTAGGGCCTCTCAGGGCTGTTGCTGGGCGGGTTTGGAGTTTGGCCTGAGCCTGAGAACCAATCACAGGTGGGCAATGCAGCCACAGCCCCTCTTAGGGTTCCCCCAACTTCCGCTCCTCCTTGCTCTTTCTGGTTGCCCCTGACCTCCCTCACAGCGACCAGCCTCTGACTTCTCAGGATATGGGCTTTTGTTTGGGGGTTTCCCCCTGtcccctttcattttattttagagagaaagagtgtgagctggtggggaaagagagagaatctcaagcaggctccatactcagcccagagcctgacactgggctcgatcccacgaccctgagagcatgacctgagccaaaaccaagagtcagaccctctaccaaataagccacccaggggctcctcccCTTTCATTTGAAAGCTAAGTAGGATTCAGTGCAGCCCCTAAGGATTCTTTCCTCGGGTCACTGAAGTCAGTATGGGGTCAACATGGAAGCTTTCAGGAAGGGGAATTTGACCCTGAGCAACCCTTTTTCCTGGTCCCATAGAGGGTAGTAGTGTGGCCAGACACCTCTCTGTTGACCTCTGAAACCCTCTAGAGGGACTTGGGATAGAGGAAGCTGCAAGCCAAGGCCAGAGAGATGTGGTAGAGGGGCCTCTAGGCTTGGTGCACTGGGGGGAATTTAGGGAAGGACTCAGAGGAACTGGACCCCTGAGaattgaggtgggggtggggtggttatAGGAACAATCTTGATATGCacaagagagagcaagcgtgcaGAGGCCAGCCAGTGTCTTGCCGAGGGCTCCTCatttctcagtgtgtgtgtggcaggggggaaggagggggtgaaCTTATGAGGTCTCAGTTCAGTTAGGTCAGaattcctctcccctcccccaacctagCTTCCCCAGGGTAACTACCCAACCCAATCAAGCTGCAGCCTTCAGACTAAATTTATCTCCTAGACTTCCCCACCCCTCTGGGCCTCCTTGCAAGCAGGTGCTCACAGCTGCAGGGGTGAGTCTGTGGAGACCCATACTCCTCACCCCAGCAGCTTCAGTGCCTGCTAACTaggagtgagacagagcacagggtCCACTGGCTGGCCTCCCAGCATGGCATGAGTGTCTCAGCCTTGAGGCTCCCTCTCTCAGGAGTCCTCGAGAGGAGAAATATGGTTGGAGGGTCTAGACAGTGGGAGGGCGGAGGGATAGAGTGGGAACAACATGCCAGGAGAAACTCCCCTCCAAATTCTCTCCGACCAGATCCTCTTtaatgtctccctctccccttctgcctAGTTTTACAGGTAgagacttcattttaacttaacatGCTCCCCCAGCAGAGTAAGCTGAATCAGGGAGACCTCCCCTCTCCTTGCACTACAGAGAATCAAACCAGAATCAAGAGATTGTAGTTTGGGCGTGAGTGGTGGGGCTGGAGGTTCCCACATTCCTACCCTCCTCCCAACATCACTCA comes from the Acinonyx jubatus isolate Ajub_Pintada_27869175 chromosome C1, VMU_Ajub_asm_v1.0, whole genome shotgun sequence genome and includes:
- the ADAMTSL4 gene encoding ADAMTS-like protein 4 isoform X2; the protein is MEKWAGRSQLCLMLLLSLPELCLDQEVLSGHSIQTPPEEGQGPEGIWGPWDQWASCSQPCGVGVQRRSRTCQLPTAQHQGLPFPPRPPRHPEALLSQGQGSRPQTSRETLPLYRPQPRGRGGPFRGPASQLGRAEAQEIPAARRSRVRDPIKPGMFGYGKVPFALPLHRNRRHPRRLRRSELPHTSVLSSLTSRTEPSSTNHTAQAQLPPTEPSSRPLSPPAEPGSPHAAQTEGPSRTRPAPTRPHPRASGTDILLSIPSPGDSSSFHMPPQPRMPNSQGRASLQVPDRHPNPFLSAPRGRGHQSQEHWSPGGNLQGSLMEPAPHYPDSWLPLLSAGPHSSSLWSLFAPSSPVPRCSGESEQLRACSQAPCPPEHPDPRALQCSAFDSQEFMGQLYQWEPFTEVQGSQRCELNCRPRGFRFYVRHTEKVQDGTLCQPGALDICVAGRCLSPGCDGILGSGRRPDGCGVCGGDDSTCRLISGNLTDRGGPLGYQKILSIPAGASQLQIAQLRPSSNYLALRGPGGQSIINGNWAVDPPGSYTASGTVFLYNRPSREEGKGESLSAKGPTTQPVDVYVIFQEENPGIFYQYVISSPPPDLESTTPEPHFPHLQQEILRVEPPPALAPRPVRTPGTLQRQVRIPQMRAPPHPRTPLGSPTGYWKRVGHSECSASCGKGVWRPIFLCISRESGEELDEHSCAMGARPPDPLEPCHGPPCPPYWEAGEWTSCSRSCGPGTQHRQLRCRQEFGGGGSSVPPERCGHLPRPNVTQPCQLRLCGHWEVRSPWSQCSVRCGRGQRSRQVRCVGNNGDEVSERECASGPPRPSSREACDMGPCTTAWFHSDWSSQCSAECGTGIQRRSVVCLGSGEAHGAGQEESGAGTSEQSCAPGSRPPDMRACSLGPCEMTWCWYTGPWAECSSECGSGTQRRDIICVSKLGTEFNVTSPSNCSHLPRPPALQPCQGQDCQDRWFSTPWSPCSRSCQGGVQTREVQCLTANQTLSVRCPPHLRPSRKRPCNSQPCSQRPDDQCKDSSPHCPLVVQARLCVYPYYTATCCRSCAHVLERSPPEPA
- the ADAMTSL4 gene encoding ADAMTS-like protein 4 isoform X3, with the protein product MEKWAGRSQLCLMLLLSLPELCLDQEVLSGHSIQTPPEEGQGPEGIWGPWDQWASCSQPCGVGVQRRSRTCQLPTAQHQGLPFPPRPPRHPEALLSQGQGSRPQTSRETLPLYRPQPRGRGGPFRGPASQLGRAEAQEIPAARRSRVRDPIKPGMFGYGKVPFALPLHRNRRHPRRLRRSELPHTSVLSSLTSRTEPSSTNHTAQAQLPPTEPSSRPLSPPAEPGSPHAAQTEGPSRTRPAPTRPHPRASGTDILLSIPSPGDSSSFHMPPQPRMPNSQGRASLQVPDRHPNPFLSAPRGRGHQSQEHWSPGGNLQGSLMEPAPHYPDSWLPLLSAGPHSSSLWSLFAPSSPVPRCSGESEQLRACSQAPCPPEHPDPRALQCSAFDSQEFMGQLYQWEPFTEVQGSQRCELNCRPRGFRFYVRHTEKVQDGTLCQPGALDICVAGRCLSPGCDGILGSGRRPDGCGVCGGDDSTCRLISGNLTDRGGPLGYQKILSIPAGASQLQIAQLRPSSNYLALRGPGGQSIINGNWAVDPPGSYTASGTVFLYNRPSREEGKGESLSAKGPTTQPVDVYVIFQEENPGIFYQYVISSPPPDLESTTPEPHFPHLQQEILRVEPPPALAPRPVRTPGTLQRQVRIPQMRAPPHPRTPLGSPTGYWKRVGHSECSASCGKGVWRPIFLCISRESGEELDEHSCAMGARPPDPLEPCHGPPCPPYWEAGEWTSCSRSCGPGTQHRQLRCRQEFGGGGSSVPPERCGHLPRPNVTQPCQLRLCGHWECSVRCGRGQRSRQVRCVGNNGDEVSERECASGPPRPSSREACDMGPCTTAWFHSDWSSQCSAECGTGIQRRSVVCLGSGEAHGAGQEESGAGTSEQSCAPGSRPPDMRACSLGPCEMTWCWYTGPWAECSSECGSGTQRRDIICVSKLGTEFNVTSPSNCSHLPRPPALQPCQGQDCQDRWFSTPWSPCSRSCQGGVQTREVQCLTANQTLSVRCPPHLRPSRKRPCNSQPCSQRPDDQCKDSSPHCPLVVQARLCVYPYYTATCCRSCAHVLERSPPEPA
- the ADAMTSL4 gene encoding ADAMTS-like protein 4 isoform X4; this translates as MFGYGKVPFALPLHRNRRHPRRLRRSELPHTSVLSSLTSRTEPSSTNHTAQAQLPPTEPSSRPLSPPAEPGSPHAAQTEGPSRTRPAPTRPHPRASGTDILLSIPSPGDSSSFHMPPQPRMPNSQGRASLQVPDRHPNPFLSAPRGRGHQSQEHWSPGGNLQGSLMEPAPHYPDSWLPLLSAGPHSSSLWSLFAPSSPVPRCSGESEQLRACSQAPCPPEHPDPRALQCSAFDSQEFMGQLYQWEPFTEVQGSQRCELNCRPRGFRFYVRHTEKVQDGTLCQPGALDICVAGRCLSPGCDGILGSGRRPDGCGVCGGDDSTCRLISGNLTDRGGPLGYQKILSIPAGASQLQIAQLRPSSNYLALRGPGGQSIINGNWAVDPPGSYTASGTVFLYNRPSREEGKGESLSAKGPTTQPVDVYVIFQEENPGIFYQYVISSPPPDLESTTPEPHFPHLQQEILRVEPPPALAPRPVRTPGTLQRQVRIPQMRAPPHPRTPLGSPTGYWKRVGHSECSASCGKGVWRPIFLCISRESGEELDEHSCAMGARPPDPLEPCHGPPCPPYWEAGEWTSCSRSCGPGTQHRQLRCRQEFGGGGSSVPPERCGHLPRPNVTQPCQLRLCGHWEVRSPWSQCSVRCGRGQRSRQVRCVGNNGDEVSERECASGPPRPSSREACDMGPCTTAWFHSDWSSQCSAECGTGIQRRSVVCLGSGEAHGAGQEESGAGTSEQSCAPGSRPPDMRACSLGPCEMTWCWYTGPWAECSSECGSGTQRRDIICVSKLGTEFNVTSPSNCSHLPRPPALQPCQGQDCQDRWFSTPWSPCSRSCQGGVQTREVQCLTANQTLSVRCPPHLRPSRKRPCNSQPCSQRPDDQCKDSSPHCPLVVQARLCVYPYYTATCCRSCAHVLERSPPEPA
- the ADAMTSL4 gene encoding ADAMTS-like protein 4 isoform X1 codes for the protein MEKWAGRSQLCLMLLLSLPELCLDQEVLSGHSIQTPPEEGQGPEGIWGPWDQWASCSQPCGVGVQRRSRTCQLPTAQHQGLPFPPRPPRHPEALLSQGQGSRPQTSRETLPLYRPQPRGRGGPFRGPASQLGRAEAQEIPAARRSRVRDPIKPGMFGYGKVPFALPLHRNRRHPRRLRRSELPHTSVLSSLTSRTEPSSTNHTAQAQLPPTEPSSRPLSPPAEPGSPHAAQTEGPSRTRPAPTRPHPRASGTDILLSIPSPGDSSSFHMPPQPRMPNSQGRASLQVPDRHPNPFLSAPRGRGHQSQEHWSPGGNLQGSLMEPAPHYPDSWLPLLSAGPHSSSLWSLFAPSSPVPRCSGESEQLRACSQAPCPPEHPDPRALQCSAFDSQEFMGQLYQWEPFTEVQGSQRCELNCRPRGFRFYVRHTEKVQDGTLCQPGALDICVAGRCLSPGCDGILGSGRRPDGCGVCGGDDSTCRLISGNLTDRGGPLGYQKILSIPAGASQLQIAQLRPSSNYLALRGPGGQSIINGNWAVDPPGSYTASGTVFLYNRPSREEGKGESLSAKGPTTQPVDVYVIFQEENPGIFYQYVISSPPPDLESTTPEPHFPHLQQEILRVEPPPALAPRPVRTPGTLQRQVRIPQMRAPPHPRTPLGSPTGYWKRVGHSECSASCGKGVWRPIFLCISRESGEELDEHSCAMGARPPDPLEPCHGPPCPPYWEAGEWTSCSRSCGPGTQHRQLRCRQEFGGGGSSVPPERCGHLPRPNVTQPCQLRLCGHWEVRSPWSQCSVRCGRGQRSRQVRCVGNNGDEVSERECASGPPRPSSREACDMGPCTTAWFHSDWSSKCSAECGTGIQRRSVVCLGSGEAHGAGQEESGAGTSEQSCAPGSRPPDMRACSLGPCEMTWCWYTGPWAECSSECGSGTQRRDIICVSKLGTEFNVTSPSNCSHLPRPPALQPCQGQDCQDRWFSTPWSPCSRSCQGGVQTREVQCLTANQTLSVRCPPHLRPSRKRPCNSQPCSQRPDDQCKDSSPHCPLVVQARLCVYPYYTATCCRSCAHVLERSPPEPA